One part of the Nitrospirota bacterium genome encodes these proteins:
- the ispG gene encoding flavodoxin-dependent (E)-4-hydroxy-3-methylbut-2-enyl-diphosphate synthase: MRKHTKQISLGSVKIGNGAPVTVQSMCNTDTRDTAKTLDQISRLEQAGCEIVRLAVPDEEAARALGVIRKGTGTPLIADIHFDHRLALESVKQGVDGLRINPGNIGGKNKVSEVVRACRDKGIPIRIGVNAGSLEKHLLEKYQHPTPEAIVESAFGHIRILEDLNFTDLKVSLKASDVMTTVASYRLFSGMSDYPLHIGISEAGTIFSGTIKSSVGLGILLAEGIGDTMRVSLTADPVEEVRVAYGILKSLKVRQRGVNIISCPTCGRTEINIIGLAQEVEKRLAHIKTPITVAVMGCVVNGPGEAREADVGIAGGKGVGLLFKHGEIVTKLSESELADALVKEVEEIVMQKKSEARSQESE, translated from the coding sequence ATCCGCAAACATACCAAACAGATTTCCCTCGGTTCCGTCAAGATCGGCAACGGCGCTCCCGTGACGGTCCAGTCCATGTGCAATACGGACACGCGCGACACCGCGAAGACGCTCGATCAGATCAGCCGGCTGGAACAGGCCGGGTGCGAGATCGTGCGGCTCGCCGTGCCGGATGAAGAGGCCGCGAGAGCGCTCGGCGTGATCAGAAAAGGTACGGGGACCCCTCTCATCGCCGACATCCACTTTGACCATCGTTTGGCGCTTGAGTCTGTAAAGCAGGGCGTGGACGGGCTCAGGATCAATCCCGGCAATATCGGCGGGAAGAACAAGGTTTCCGAGGTTGTGCGGGCGTGCAGGGACAAGGGCATTCCGATCCGCATCGGCGTGAACGCGGGCTCGCTTGAAAAGCATCTGCTCGAAAAGTATCAACACCCCACACCCGAGGCGATCGTTGAGAGCGCCTTTGGTCATATCCGCATCCTCGAAGACCTGAACTTCACCGATCTCAAGGTCTCGCTCAAGGCCTCCGACGTGATGACGACGGTCGCATCCTACAGGTTGTTCTCCGGGATGTCGGATTATCCGCTGCACATCGGCATCTCGGAAGCGGGAACGATCTTCTCCGGAACGATCAAGTCGAGCGTCGGGCTTGGCATCCTGCTGGCAGAGGGCATCGGCGACACGATGCGCGTTTCGCTCACCGCGGACCCGGTCGAGGAAGTGCGTGTTGCATACGGGATATTGAAGTCGCTCAAGGTCCGCCAGCGCGGAGTGAATATTATTTCCTGTCCCACCTGCGGCAGGACCGAGATCAACATCATCGGTCTGGCCCAGGAAGTCGAAAAACGCCTTGCGCATATCAAGACACCGATTACCGTCGCGGTCATGGGCTGCGTGGTGAACGGACCCGGAGAGGCACGCGAGGCAGACGTGGGTATTGCCGGCGGCAAGGGTGTCGGACTGCTCTTCAAACACGGCGAGATCGTCACAAAGTTATCGGAGTCGGAACTTGCGGATGCGCTGGTGAAGGAAGTGGAGGAGATCGTTATGCAAAAGAAGTCAGAAGCCAGAAGTCAGGAGTCGGAATAA
- a CDS encoding proline--tRNA ligase, producing the protein MRYSRLFVPTLKEAPAEAEAVSHKLMVRGGFVRQLAAGLYIYLPLGKRVMDKIDRIIREEMNAIGGQEVTMPVLHPAEVWQQTGRWDTIGDEMFRLKDRGGRDMCLAMTHEEVMTWLAAHDLRSYRDLPQIWYQLQTKLRDEARPKSGILRTREFIMKDSYSFDRDEAGLDKAYDMHLEAYKKIYSRCGIKFYVVQSDTGMMGGSMAHEFMAPSPAGEDEVALCDSCGYAANVELALSTPRAAQSPDWTFEEVATPERRTIDEVTRFLKVTPDLLVKSILVISDQGPVLALVRGDQTLHEKKLMKLIGTHRPALKDEVKQFLGVPAGFIGPMGHKVKKIADPVLKQGVYVGGANKEGFHVKGVTADKHFGDAEFVDIHLAAAGDACTQCGKLLRIERVIEAGNIFKLGTKYSVPLKANYLDESGAEKPIVMGSYGIGPARIAAAAVEQGNDENGIIWPPAIAPYQLLIIPVNVKDTKSMDVAEELYAALEQKGFEVLMDDRDERAGVKFKDADLIGIPYRIIIGEKNLKEGLVELKERKTGQVEKVKVEEAVETTAKKLILET; encoded by the coding sequence ATGCGCTATTCCCGATTATTCGTTCCAACATTAAAAGAGGCGCCGGCCGAGGCCGAGGCTGTCTCGCACAAGCTCATGGTGCGCGGCGGGTTTGTGCGGCAGCTTGCTGCCGGGCTCTATATCTACCTTCCTCTCGGAAAGAGGGTGATGGACAAGATCGACCGGATCATCCGGGAGGAGATGAACGCGATCGGCGGCCAGGAAGTGACCATGCCGGTGCTGCATCCGGCCGAGGTATGGCAGCAGACCGGACGGTGGGACACCATCGGCGACGAGATGTTCCGGCTTAAGGACCGGGGCGGTCGCGACATGTGCCTTGCCATGACGCACGAAGAGGTCATGACCTGGCTGGCGGCGCACGATCTGCGGTCATACCGCGACCTGCCGCAGATCTGGTATCAATTGCAGACCAAACTGCGCGATGAAGCCCGTCCCAAGAGCGGTATCCTGCGCACGCGCGAGTTCATCATGAAGGATTCCTACAGCTTTGATCGCGACGAGGCGGGGCTCGACAAAGCCTATGATATGCATCTCGAGGCGTATAAGAAGATCTACTCCCGGTGCGGCATCAAGTTCTACGTGGTCCAGAGCGATACCGGTATGATGGGTGGAAGCATGGCCCATGAGTTCATGGCGCCTTCGCCCGCGGGAGAAGACGAGGTCGCTCTGTGCGACTCCTGCGGATACGCGGCGAACGTCGAGCTGGCACTATCAACGCCCAGGGCGGCGCAGTCCCCGGATTGGACGTTTGAAGAAGTGGCAACGCCTGAACGGCGGACCATCGACGAGGTGACCCGGTTTTTGAAAGTGACCCCCGATTTGCTTGTAAAATCCATTCTCGTGATAAGCGATCAGGGACCGGTGCTTGCCCTGGTGCGCGGCGACCAGACCCTTCATGAAAAGAAGCTCATGAAACTCATCGGCACTCACCGTCCGGCGCTGAAGGACGAAGTGAAGCAGTTCCTCGGTGTACCCGCTGGCTTCATCGGACCCATGGGCCACAAGGTAAAAAAGATCGCGGACCCGGTTTTGAAGCAGGGAGTGTATGTCGGGGGCGCGAACAAGGAAGGATTTCATGTCAAAGGGGTGACTGCGGACAAACACTTTGGCGACGCCGAATTTGTCGACATCCACCTTGCCGCAGCAGGCGATGCGTGCACGCAGTGTGGAAAATTGCTTCGGATCGAGCGCGTCATCGAAGCCGGCAATATCTTCAAACTCGGAACCAAATACTCGGTTCCGCTCAAGGCGAACTATCTTGACGAGAGCGGCGCGGAAAAGCCGATCGTCATGGGCAGCTACGGCATCGGCCCGGCGCGCATCGCGGCCGCGGCGGTCGAGCAGGGGAACGATGAGAACGGCATCATCTGGCCGCCCGCGATCGCGCCGTACCAGCTCCTTATTATTCCGGTGAACGTGAAAGACACGAAATCCATGGATGTTGCCGAAGAGCTGTACGCGGCCCTTGAACAAAAGGGCTTTGAAGTCCTGATGGACGACCGTGACGAACGAGCCGGGGTCAAGTTCAAGGACGCGGACCTTATCGGCATCCCTTATCGTATTATCATCGGGGAGAAGAATCTCAAGGAAGGGCTTGTGGAACTGAAAGAGCGAAAGACCGGGCAGGTCGAGAAGGTGAAGGTTGAAGAGGCGGTGGAGACGACAGCGAAGAAGCTTATCCTGGAAACGTAA
- the tadA gene encoding Flp pilus assembly complex ATPase component TadA, whose product MTKLTTDLLGEILVQAGKLSPEQAREIKIKQDVQRMKVLKSRGETMHRGRMRLEDEVSSIEVAASLNLEMPGAPGQVLTEDIISEVVAHHAGLLFKKIDPLKLNPEVVTQILSRAFARRSISVPIEREDDTLTLAVADPFNIEVVENIERMGYKVKRVVCPKTDILKIITEFYGFRSSVTAAAREMTSEVDLGNLEQFVKMKSVSEIEATDKHIVNAVEFLFRYAFDQRASDIHIEPKRDDSEVRLRIDGMLNTIHRTPKAVHPAFVSRIKMLSRMDIAEKRRPQDGRIKTEYKSREVELRVSTMPTAFGEKVVIRIFDPDILLQDLEEIGFSPREYELFRSFIARPNGIILVTGPTGSGKTTTLYSALKTVATPEVNVVTIEDPIEMVHDKFNQVSVQPSIGITFGSTLRTILRQDPDIIMVGEIRDLETAENAVQAALTGHLVFSTLHTNDAPSTITRLLDLGVPSYLISSTIIGVMAQRLVRKICKHCEKSYDLLPEEAQAVGLASSRDRKVTVKYGEGCPQCRGTGYLGRTGIFEVMEMNDRIRTTIREKADAEFIRKVAITDGMVGLREAAVQKMLKGETSFDEVIRVTGEKL is encoded by the coding sequence ATGACAAAATTAACGACCGATCTGCTGGGCGAGATCCTGGTACAAGCCGGAAAACTGAGCCCTGAACAGGCCCGCGAGATCAAGATAAAACAGGATGTCCAGCGAATGAAAGTGCTCAAGTCCCGTGGCGAGACCATGCATCGGGGCAGGATGCGCCTCGAGGACGAGGTTTCATCGATCGAAGTTGCCGCCTCGCTCAATCTGGAAATGCCTGGTGCGCCGGGTCAGGTCCTGACCGAGGATATCATCAGCGAGGTGGTAGCACACCATGCCGGTCTGTTGTTCAAGAAGATAGACCCCCTCAAATTGAATCCGGAGGTCGTCACGCAAATCCTCTCGCGGGCCTTCGCGCGGCGAAGCATCTCCGTCCCGATCGAACGGGAGGACGATACGCTTACGCTTGCCGTGGCGGACCCCTTTAATATAGAAGTTGTTGAGAACATCGAGCGGATGGGCTACAAGGTCAAGCGCGTTGTTTGTCCAAAGACGGACATTCTCAAGATTATCACGGAATTCTACGGGTTCCGGTCGTCCGTGACCGCCGCAGCCAGGGAGATGACGTCGGAGGTAGACCTCGGCAACCTCGAACAGTTCGTGAAGATGAAGTCCGTGTCCGAGATCGAGGCCACGGACAAACACATCGTGAACGCCGTGGAGTTCCTGTTCCGCTATGCCTTCGACCAGCGGGCGAGCGATATTCACATCGAGCCGAAGCGCGACGACAGCGAGGTCCGGCTCCGGATCGACGGCATGCTCAACACCATTCACCGGACTCCCAAGGCCGTGCATCCCGCTTTTGTTTCGAGGATCAAGATGCTCTCGCGCATGGATATTGCCGAGAAGCGACGCCCCCAGGACGGCAGGATCAAGACCGAATATAAGTCCCGTGAGGTAGAACTCCGCGTGTCCACCATGCCGACCGCCTTTGGTGAAAAGGTGGTGATCAGGATCTTCGATCCCGACATCCTGCTCCAGGACCTCGAGGAGATCGGTTTCTCGCCCCGGGAATACGAGTTGTTCCGTTCCTTCATCGCGCGGCCGAACGGCATCATTCTGGTGACCGGTCCCACGGGCAGCGGAAAGACCACGACGCTCTATTCAGCGCTCAAGACCGTTGCCACCCCCGAGGTGAACGTGGTGACCATCGAGGACCCCATTGAAATGGTCCATGACAAATTCAACCAGGTGAGTGTCCAGCCGTCGATCGGCATCACCTTCGGCAGCACGCTCCGGACGATCCTGCGCCAGGACCCGGACATCATCATGGTCGGCGAGATCCGCGACCTTGAAACAGCCGAGAACGCGGTGCAGGCCGCGCTCACGGGGCACCTCGTTTTTTCCACGCTCCATACGAATGACGCGCCGAGCACGATCACGAGGCTCCTGGACCTCGGGGTCCCGTCGTATCTCATCTCCTCAACGATCATCGGCGTGATGGCCCAGAGGCTGGTCAGGAAGATCTGCAAGCACTGCGAAAAGTCCTATGACCTGCTTCCCGAGGAGGCGCAAGCCGTGGGGCTCGCATCAAGCAGGGACCGGAAGGTCACGGTCAAGTACGGCGAGGGGTGCCCCCAGTGCCGCGGCACCGGATATCTGGGGCGCACCGGCATTTTCGAGGTCATGGAGATGAACGACAGGATCAGGACCACCATCCGCGAAAAGGCGGATGCGGAATTCATCAGGAAGGTCGCGATCACGGACGGCATGGTCGGACTTCGCGAGGCCGCGGTCCAGAAAATGCTGAAGGGCGAGACCAGCTTCGATGAGGTCATCAGGGTGACCGGGGAGAAGCTTTAA